In a single window of the Methanofastidiosum sp. genome:
- a CDS encoding DNA-directed RNA polymerase, subunit E'' has translation MRVACQKCQRILNESMCPVCKDDKTTDNWSGIVVIIDPEKSKIAKTIGVNVPGAYALKVRG, from the coding sequence ATGAGAGTAGCGTGTCAGAAATGCCAGAGAATTCTAAATGAAAGCATGTGCCCAGTGTGCAAGGATGACAAAACTACTGACAACTGGAGCGGCATTGTCGTAATAATTGATCCAGAAAAATCAAAGATAGCCAAGACCATTGGAGTCAATGTTCCTGGTGCCTATGCCCTAAAGGTTAGGGGATGA
- a CDS encoding ZPR1 zinc finger domain-containing protein has product MNNENVECDYCPSCNKKTLRVNNTVISIPYFGEVLDFTILCSNCGYRRADIMPIELKEPSRYSLNVESACDVSIRIVKSSTCTIKIPELGVIVEPGPLSEGYISNVEGLLSRISKVISMGMKMGQDEEKKNGQELIDRINKLIEGEETVCIILEDPLGYSAIASDKAIKESLTEEELKNLKYGESDFEIISDSC; this is encoded by the coding sequence ATGAATAATGAGAACGTAGAATGCGATTATTGTCCGTCGTGCAATAAGAAGACTCTTAGGGTTAACAATACTGTTATTTCTATCCCCTATTTTGGAGAAGTTCTAGATTTTACTATTCTTTGTAGTAACTGTGGTTACAGAAGAGCAGACATTATGCCCATAGAGTTGAAAGAACCATCAAGATATTCTTTAAATGTTGAATCTGCATGTGATGTGAGTATAAGAATTGTCAAATCTAGCACCTGCACCATCAAGATCCCTGAACTTGGTGTAATCGTTGAACCTGGACCTTTATCTGAGGGCTATATAAGTAACGTGGAGGGACTTCTTTCCAGAATATCAAAGGTTATCAGTATGGGCATGAAGATGGGGCAAGATGAAGAAAAAAAGAACGGCCAAGAACTAATTGATAGAATAAATAAGCTAATTGAAGGCGAAGAAACTGTCTGTATAATATTAGAAGATCCTCTGGGTTACAGTGCGATTGCATCTGATAAGGCCATAAAGGAATCACTCACAGAGGAAGAATTAAAAAATCTGAAATATGGAGAATCAGATTTTGAGATAATATCGGATTCTTGTTAA
- a CDS encoding 30S ribosomal protein S27ae, translated as MPSMYTVEGDKVIKKNPYCPRCGPGTFMADHKDRFVCGKCAYTQSKKLEKK; from the coding sequence ATGCCATCAATGTACACTGTTGAAGGAGACAAAGTAATTAAGAAGAACCCTTACTGCCCCAGATGCGGTCCTGGCACATTTATGGCCGACCACAAGGACAGATTTGTATGTGGGAAATGTGCATACACACAATCAAAAAAATTAGAAAAAAAATAG
- a CDS encoding NAD(P)/FAD-dependent oxidoreductase has product MKNYKCDILIVGAGPAGSNAARYAAKGANVLVIEKKKEIGGPVQCAEGISQGLFEKLEMKQDSRYVSTNIEFVKLIAPNGTEIRLDGEKVKYWKSGMVLDREVFDKAIAKEAARNGADFLMKTRFVSAKRNSKGVTVQAKQMNEDIQIDAKVIIGADGPPSIVARSLGMDTTVPLRYLESGIQYLMMPMEIEPCIELYFGDCYAPGGYSWVFPKGEDQANVGLGVLPVKAGQKTAQYYLDKFIERPRFKKAKIVEVNAGAIPVNGPLKEPYMDNLLLAGDAGRFVNPLTGGGIHTAIITGKHAGELAAEAIAKEDYTSNFLKKYNDMWKSDIYDELDKCLKAQEAFMNLNEKDLDAIAETLKDLKLETISTISVLKAIVAKNPGLLFKLGKFL; this is encoded by the coding sequence ATGAAGAACTACAAGTGCGATATTTTAATTGTTGGTGCGGGACCTGCAGGAAGTAACGCTGCAAGGTACGCAGCAAAGGGTGCCAATGTCCTCGTTATAGAAAAGAAAAAGGAGATTGGAGGGCCTGTCCAGTGTGCTGAGGGTATTTCCCAAGGACTCTTTGAAAAGCTTGAGATGAAACAGGACAGCAGGTATGTATCTACTAATATCGAGTTTGTCAAACTAATCGCTCCAAATGGAACTGAGATTAGGCTAGACGGTGAGAAGGTAAAATACTGGAAGAGCGGTATGGTTCTTGATAGGGAAGTTTTTGACAAAGCTATTGCAAAGGAAGCTGCAAGAAACGGCGCAGACTTTTTAATGAAGACACGATTTGTTTCAGCAAAAAGGAATTCTAAAGGTGTCACAGTACAAGCAAAACAGATGAACGAAGATATTCAAATTGATGCCAAAGTAATCATCGGTGCAGACGGTCCCCCTTCGATAGTTGCAAGATCATTAGGCATGGACACAACTGTTCCGTTAAGGTACCTTGAGTCTGGAATACAGTACCTTATGATGCCAATGGAAATTGAGCCTTGCATCGAGCTTTACTTTGGGGACTGTTATGCGCCTGGAGGGTATTCTTGGGTATTCCCGAAGGGAGAAGATCAAGCAAACGTAGGTCTTGGAGTCCTTCCAGTAAAGGCAGGACAAAAAACTGCACAATATTATTTGGACAAGTTTATCGAAAGACCCAGATTCAAAAAGGCAAAGATAGTGGAAGTTAATGCAGGTGCAATACCTGTCAACGGACCATTAAAAGAGCCTTATATGGACAACCTTTTACTTGCAGGAGATGCTGGAAGATTTGTAAATCCACTTACAGGCGGAGGAATTCACACAGCAATTATAACAGGAAAGCATGCAGGAGAACTTGCAGCTGAAGCAATCGCCAAAGAAGATTATACATCTAACTTCTTGAAAAAATACAATGACATGTGGAAGTCTGACATCTACGATGAACTTGATAAGTGCCTTAAGGCGCAGGAAGCATTCATGAATCTAAATGAAAAGGACTTAGATGCAATCGCTGAAACATTAAAAGATCTAAAGCTTGAAACAATTTCCACAATAAGCGTCCTAAAGGCAATAGTTGCAAAGAATCCTGGGCTTTTATTTAAACTTGGAAAGTTCCTGTAA
- the endA gene encoding tRNA-intron lyase — translation MFSATLVENRAIIDDQDAVSKVHRKRGFGELIDKKLYLTVVEALYLSERGLIKVISDNKEISFEELLKLGSSEENLFGKYVVFKDLKEKGYHVKTAFKYGCAFRIYRGSIEEEHADYIIDVFMEGEKIDANILAAHVRIAHSVKKDMIFAFVDTDNDITYYHVKRVTF, via the coding sequence ATGTTTTCTGCCACTCTCGTTGAAAATAGGGCCATAATCGATGACCAAGATGCAGTAAGTAAGGTCCACAGAAAAAGAGGATTTGGGGAGCTCATAGATAAAAAATTGTACCTGACAGTTGTCGAGGCACTGTACCTTTCAGAGAGGGGATTGATAAAAGTCATATCAGATAATAAAGAGATATCTTTCGAAGAGCTACTAAAGCTTGGGAGTAGTGAAGAGAATCTCTTTGGGAAGTATGTTGTCTTTAAAGACCTAAAAGAAAAGGGTTACCACGTAAAGACAGCATTCAAGTATGGGTGCGCTTTTCGTATTTATCGTGGATCAATAGAAGAGGAGCATGCAGATTATATAATAGATGTTTTCATGGAAGGGGAAAAGATAGATGCTAATATACTTGCTGCCCATGTTAGGATAGCCCATTCTGTGAAAAAAGATATGATTTTTGCTTTTGTTGATACAGACAATGATATTACATATTACCATGTTAAAAGGGTGACTTTCTAA
- the sepF gene encoding cell division protein SepF encodes MRRLNKLFGRDDSQDYGEYDENYYPEEYYQDDEYAEDESWAEGEKSESPRAIREVESIPYEEEVLKRNDFMDYGVVYVKSLKLRGLGDIRDISKQLSEGHILIVDIGLLAEREPLELKRAVDQIKGILRGIGGDIAGISERKILIAPASVKIVRSHE; translated from the coding sequence ATGAGAAGACTCAATAAACTGTTTGGTAGGGACGATAGTCAGGACTACGGCGAGTACGATGAAAACTACTATCCTGAAGAATATTATCAAGACGATGAGTATGCGGAAGACGAATCATGGGCTGAAGGCGAAAAGTCAGAGTCACCTAGGGCTATTAGAGAAGTAGAATCAATTCCTTACGAAGAAGAGGTACTTAAGAGAAACGATTTCATGGATTATGGAGTCGTTTATGTAAAATCTTTGAAGCTAAGAGGCCTTGGGGATATAAGGGATATTTCTAAACAACTCTCAGAGGGACATATTCTAATAGTTGATATCGGTCTTTTGGCAGAAAGGGAACCGCTTGAACTTAAGAGGGCCGTTGATCAGATCAAAGGAATCCTAAGAGGTATTGGCGGGGATATAGCTGGCATTAGTGAGCGAAAGATTTTAATAGCCCCTGCATCTGTCAAGATTGTAAGATCACATGAATAA
- a CDS encoding DUF359 domain-containing protein — protein MALVLTEELRLKLKSPMGLLIEGDTESVIDKVLPLIQDKRVISVGDVISHNLIDHGFIPELVIVDGRNLRAEIDDCIECDNTVTVENPQSEITGELWVAIERFFKDRTKRFKKILVEGEEDLAVMPAVLHGDGDTVVLYGQPERGVVIIEVTENKKKEISGYLNEMEGDLWN, from the coding sequence ATGGCTCTTGTTCTCACAGAAGAATTGAGATTGAAACTAAAATCTCCTATGGGACTTCTTATTGAAGGCGATACTGAATCTGTTATAGATAAAGTCTTGCCCTTGATACAAGATAAGAGAGTAATATCCGTCGGGGACGTTATTTCTCACAATCTTATTGATCACGGATTTATTCCAGAGCTTGTAATTGTTGATGGAAGGAACTTAAGAGCCGAAATAGACGATTGTATTGAGTGTGATAACACAGTTACAGTTGAAAATCCTCAATCAGAGATTACAGGAGAGCTTTGGGTGGCTATTGAGAGATTTTTTAAGGACAGGACCAAAAGGTTTAAAAAAATATTGGTAGAGGGAGAAGAAGATTTGGCAGTTATGCCTGCAGTTCTCCACGGAGATGGGGATACTGTAGTACTTTATGGTCAGCCCGAGAGGGGAGTTGTGATTATTGAAGTAACAGAAAATAAAAAAAAGGAGATATCAGGATATTTGAATGAGATGGAGGGAGATCTATGGAATTAA
- the corA gene encoding magnesium/cobalt transporter CorA — translation MFEVFYLEEGIQREIVSADKLKDLVGKGIGLWIDLVDSTNEEISYLGDIFDLHPVTLEDLRDEGTRVKIEVFENYNFIVLYNLFMDIRINKYEYDIVIGNNYIITKDLRKEIKILEKIKNDEKALLKILNKGPDFLLHVIMDRIIDSYFLILDKLDLTLEETEDKLFNEGDKECIMKVIELKRDVSLFKRIVVSEREELLGLLRKESMFVSDETKIYFRDNYDSIISIFDSLDSMRDSLIGIQDTYLSYTSNKLNEIMKVLTIIATIMMPLTLITGIYGMNFDFMPELKSPYGYYSVLLIMFTIGLSMIYYFKRKGWM, via the coding sequence ATGTTTGAAGTGTTTTATCTTGAAGAGGGCATACAAAGAGAAATAGTATCTGCAGATAAACTAAAAGATTTAGTTGGCAAGGGTATAGGATTATGGATCGACCTAGTTGATTCAACTAATGAAGAAATCTCATATCTAGGGGATATATTTGACTTGCACCCCGTTACTTTAGAAGACTTAAGGGATGAAGGGACAAGGGTAAAGATAGAAGTTTTTGAAAACTATAATTTCATTGTCCTCTATAATCTATTCATGGATATACGGATTAACAAATATGAATATGACATTGTCATCGGCAATAATTACATAATAACAAAGGACTTAAGAAAAGAGATTAAAATCCTAGAAAAAATAAAAAATGACGAGAAAGCTTTATTAAAAATACTGAACAAAGGGCCGGACTTTCTATTACACGTTATAATGGACAGGATTATAGATTCCTATTTTTTAATTCTTGATAAGCTTGATTTGACTTTAGAGGAAACTGAAGATAAACTATTCAATGAAGGAGACAAGGAGTGCATAATGAAGGTCATTGAACTTAAGAGGGATGTTTCTCTTTTCAAAAGGATAGTTGTTTCAGAGAGAGAAGAGCTATTGGGCCTATTAAGAAAAGAATCCATGTTTGTTTCGGATGAAACTAAAATCTATTTCCGAGACAATTACGATAGCATCATAAGTATCTTTGATTCGCTTGATTCAATGAGAGACTCACTAATAGGAATACAGGACACTTATCTATCCTATACCTCAAACAAATTAAATGAGATAATGAAAGTCTTGACGATAATTGCAACAATAATGATGCCCTTGACCCTAATAACAGGTATATATGGGATGAACTTTGATTTTATGCCTGAATTAAAGTCGCCTTATGGATATTATTCTGTACTTCTAATAATGTTTACAATTGGATTGTCAATGATTTACTACTTTAAAAGAAAAGGTTGGATGTGA
- a CDS encoding DUF460 domain-containing protein has translation METSLGVDIISRDPRIYAMVIISREGNRFTTVLKESGSRLKLLKLIKNYSPLYMGIDSTEEFTKNDLEKLSKYVPIVQVTGKFGDFTSLPILAKRHRITLNPKNPFDEAYALSRLPFEGVGYKLKMYEDETEILVSSGRSLGRGGYSQGRYQRRTFALIKYKVRDIEKELSNEGFNFDVDIVEREGGFSKGTFKVYSNFENIPIKSSRGDIRIEVRPLKKSSIEYEALEKKVEGSNIKDKYVIVGVDPGTTVGLSVLDLEGNVIAITSKRSFSMSNVKEEIRKYGYPLIFASDVNPPSGFIEKMSTSFDSILYVPSISIPIKEKNELSKGHEATNAHERDALSGALKAYLHYKNKFTQIKSKIPPELSPYSSRIIGEVIKGMPIKDAFEKVKDDMAEKQDEVKIEQRNPEEVILEQSKIIDNYKEKQSTLRKDFEKLEAENIDLKNKLQEKDSAIISLERKLFDILGSQKKEALKDNVIKTKNFEITSLRKAVEVLKSRVNILTEENKRLKELKPLMESEDIIIGKVLSIFSIDGIRNLVKNQDLMEEDVVYLKDATGGGAEAAKMLSEIKIKAVLISGKISHQAQEEFIVGEIPIIDSKDIKMEAISKFVILDKESFDLVYKREKEILMAFKKERESNKLLKVIEDYKEQRKSDYKA, from the coding sequence ATGGAAACATCCCTGGGAGTCGACATAATCTCCCGCGACCCAAGAATTTATGCTATGGTCATAATTTCTAGGGAAGGAAATAGATTCACAACTGTTTTGAAGGAAAGTGGGTCAAGGCTTAAACTTTTGAAACTGATAAAAAACTACTCGCCCCTCTACATGGGAATCGATTCTACCGAAGAATTCACTAAAAATGACCTGGAAAAACTTTCAAAATATGTTCCAATAGTACAAGTTACTGGTAAGTTTGGAGATTTTACATCTTTACCCATACTTGCAAAAAGGCACAGGATTACCCTAAATCCAAAAAATCCCTTTGATGAAGCATATGCACTTTCTAGATTGCCATTTGAAGGGGTCGGTTACAAATTAAAGATGTATGAAGATGAAACTGAAATATTAGTATCAAGTGGCAGAAGCCTTGGGAGGGGGGGATATTCTCAAGGCAGATACCAGAGAAGAACCTTTGCCCTTATTAAATATAAAGTGAGAGACATCGAAAAGGAACTTTCAAACGAAGGATTTAACTTTGATGTTGATATAGTGGAACGAGAAGGAGGTTTTTCAAAAGGCACCTTCAAAGTCTACTCAAACTTCGAAAATATTCCAATCAAGAGCAGCAGGGGCGATATAAGGATAGAGGTAAGACCACTTAAAAAGAGCTCTATTGAGTATGAAGCACTTGAAAAAAAAGTTGAAGGTTCCAATATTAAAGACAAGTATGTAATTGTGGGGGTAGACCCTGGAACAACAGTTGGCTTGTCTGTCCTTGACCTAGAAGGAAATGTTATTGCAATCACATCAAAGAGAAGTTTTTCAATGTCAAATGTCAAGGAAGAAATAAGAAAGTACGGTTATCCTTTGATATTTGCATCTGATGTAAATCCGCCTTCGGGATTTATTGAAAAAATGAGTACCTCTTTTGATTCTATTCTTTATGTCCCATCAATATCAATTCCTATCAAAGAAAAAAATGAGCTATCAAAGGGTCATGAAGCAACAAATGCCCACGAAAGGGACGCCCTTTCAGGGGCTCTAAAAGCCTATTTGCACTACAAGAACAAATTTACTCAGATAAAATCTAAGATACCTCCTGAACTTTCGCCATATAGCTCAAGGATAATAGGTGAAGTCATTAAAGGCATGCCAATAAAAGATGCATTTGAAAAAGTCAAAGACGATATGGCAGAAAAGCAAGACGAAGTGAAGATTGAGCAAAGAAATCCAGAAGAAGTAATACTCGAGCAGTCAAAAATAATTGATAATTACAAAGAAAAACAGAGCACCCTACGAAAAGATTTTGAAAAATTAGAAGCTGAGAACATTGATCTAAAGAATAAACTTCAAGAAAAAGACTCAGCAATAATATCTCTTGAAAGAAAACTTTTTGATATACTAGGCAGCCAAAAAAAAGAAGCGTTGAAGGATAACGTCATAAAAACTAAGAATTTTGAGATTACTTCATTAAGAAAAGCTGTTGAAGTATTAAAAAGTAGGGTAAATATTTTGACTGAGGAAAACAAGAGATTGAAGGAATTAAAACCTCTAATGGAGTCAGAGGACATAATTATCGGTAAAGTCTTGTCTATTTTTTCTATTGACGGTATTAGAAATCTTGTGAAAAATCAAGATCTTATGGAAGAGGATGTCGTTTACCTAAAGGATGCCACAGGAGGAGGCGCTGAAGCTGCAAAGATGTTATCAGAGATTAAAATCAAAGCTGTTTTGATCTCAGGTAAGATATCTCACCAGGCCCAGGAGGAGTTTATCGTTGGTGAAATTCCAATAATAGATTCGAAAGATATAAAAATGGAGGCAATTTCGAAGTTCGTTATACTCGATAAAGAAAGCTTTGATTTAGTCTATAAAAGGGAAAAAGAAATATTAATGGCCTTTAAAAAAGAAAGAGAGTCAAATAAACTTCTTAAAGTTATTGAAGACTACAAAGAACAAAGAAAATCAGATTATAAGGCTTAA
- a CDS encoding RNA methyltransferase: MFYIIFVEPESSGNIGSVARVMKNFGFYHLILVNPVEIDGEAYKLAVHAEDILKSATITGSLEEALKFVDVSVATSANTSGGVLRNYTPVESLAKKIADEFRIGIVIGRESSGLRNEEVEMCDTMTTIPTDKRYPTMNVSHALGIILYEIFKVKCSIKTDPLQGKEIIEKDLLIEDFKKILTRVEEREYRRDNALTVFKHVLARGFNTQREVYTLKGIFRRVILKLEGEF; the protein is encoded by the coding sequence ATGTTTTATATAATTTTTGTAGAGCCCGAGTCTTCAGGTAACATCGGGAGCGTTGCAAGGGTTATGAAAAATTTTGGTTTTTACCATCTTATTTTAGTCAATCCGGTTGAGATAGATGGAGAGGCATACAAATTAGCGGTCCATGCTGAAGATATATTAAAATCTGCAACGATTACGGGAAGTTTAGAGGAGGCCTTAAAATTTGTTGATGTGTCAGTTGCGACAAGTGCAAATACAAGTGGAGGCGTGCTAAGAAATTATACTCCTGTTGAAAGCCTTGCCAAGAAAATAGCAGACGAGTTTAGAATAGGTATAGTCATAGGTAGGGAAAGTAGTGGTCTTAGAAATGAAGAAGTTGAAATGTGTGATACAATGACTACAATCCCGACAGATAAAAGATATCCAACAATGAACGTTTCTCACGCACTTGGCATAATACTCTATGAAATATTCAAAGTGAAATGCTCTATAAAAACAGACCCGCTTCAAGGAAAAGAGATAATAGAAAAAGATCTATTGATTGAAGATTTCAAAAAGATACTAACTCGTGTAGAGGAGCGGGAATATAGAAGAGACAATGCTTTGACGGTCTTTAAGCATGTTTTAGCAAGAGGATTTAATACCCAGAGGGAAGTTTATACTCTAAAAGGTATTTTTAGGAGAGTTATTTTGAAGCTTGAAGGTGAGTTTTGA
- a CDS encoding DNA-directed RNA polymerase → MFKVIQIRDTARVPPNKFGEELNRSIVEILQGQYEGTWDKDLGFILAIHNIIEIGDGKIVPGDGSAYYDTVFEALVYLPKLYEVIEGEVEEVTEFGAFVRLGPIDGLVHVSQLTNDFINYDKKNNTLSGKESGRILKTGDKIRGRIVTLSLKRGSAKIGLTMRQPYLGKFEWIAEEKKEG, encoded by the coding sequence ATGTTTAAAGTTATACAGATTAGGGATACTGCAAGGGTCCCGCCCAATAAATTTGGCGAGGAACTTAACAGATCCATAGTCGAAATCCTTCAGGGACAGTATGAAGGGACCTGGGATAAAGACCTTGGATTTATCCTTGCTATTCACAATATCATTGAAATTGGGGATGGAAAGATTGTGCCTGGCGATGGCAGCGCCTATTATGACACAGTGTTTGAGGCGCTAGTCTATCTTCCAAAACTTTACGAAGTTATTGAAGGAGAAGTTGAAGAAGTAACTGAGTTTGGAGCTTTTGTAAGGCTTGGGCCCATAGATGGGCTTGTCCACGTATCTCAGCTTACAAACGATTTCATAAATTACGATAAGAAAAATAATACTCTTTCAGGTAAAGAAAGTGGAAGGATCCTAAAGACAGGCGACAAGATACGGGGAAGGATTGTAACACTTTCCCTAAAGAGGGGTTCTGCAAAGATTGGGCTTACAATGAGACAGCCTTACCTAGGAAAGTTTGAATGGATAGCAGAGGAAAAGAAAGAGGGATAA
- a CDS encoding transcription initiation factor IIB, giving the protein MEKTETQKVHACPECGSHKLIRDYSRAEVTCDECGLVISEDIIDTGPEWRAFDHEQGEKRGRVGAPMTYTIHDKGLSTMIDWKNKDIHGRDISAGRRAQIYRMRKWHKRIKVADAKDRNLAFALTELDRLSSHLHLPRNIREGAAMVYRKAVDKRLIRGRSIESVTSACIYIACREYKVPRTLDEIVEHSRVDKKEIGRSYRFITRELEIKLYPTSPVDYIPRFATELGLSGKVQRKAQDILEGAIKVGLTSGRGPTGVCAAAIYLAAIMEGERRTQKAVSEVAKVTEVTVRNRYKEIIEKLGIDVKI; this is encoded by the coding sequence ATGGAAAAAACTGAGACACAGAAAGTTCATGCTTGCCCAGAGTGCGGGAGTCATAAACTTATCCGGGACTATTCTAGAGCAGAAGTTACATGCGACGAATGCGGTCTTGTAATTTCAGAGGATATTATTGATACGGGTCCTGAATGGAGAGCTTTTGACCATGAACAAGGAGAGAAAAGAGGTAGGGTAGGAGCACCAATGACCTACACTATCCATGATAAGGGTCTTTCCACCATGATTGACTGGAAAAACAAAGATATCCACGGTAGGGATATCAGTGCCGGCAGGAGAGCCCAGATATATAGAATGAGAAAATGGCATAAACGAATTAAAGTTGCAGATGCCAAAGATAGAAATTTAGCTTTCGCTTTAACTGAACTTGATAGACTCTCTTCTCACTTGCACCTACCAAGAAATATTAGAGAAGGTGCAGCAATGGTTTACCGAAAAGCAGTTGATAAGAGACTTATTAGAGGTAGATCAATAGAGTCAGTGACATCCGCATGTATTTACATTGCTTGCAGGGAATATAAAGTACCTAGAACTTTGGATGAAATTGTAGAGCATTCTAGAGTAGACAAAAAAGAGATAGGCAGAAGCTACAGATTTATAACAAGAGAACTTGAGATAAAACTTTATCCAACAAGCCCGGTGGACTATATCCCAAGATTTGCCACCGAGTTAGGACTTTCAGGAAAGGTCCAGAGAAAAGCCCAGGATATCTTAGAAGGCGCAATAAAAGTCGGTCTTACATCAGGAAGAGGCCCAACAGGCGTCTGTGCAGCAGCGATATACCTTGCAGCCATAATGGAGGGTGAAAGAAGGACCCAAAAGGCTGTTTCAGAGGTTGCAAAGGTCACAGAAGTAACTGTTAGGAATAGATATAAAGAAATTATAGAGAAATTGGGTATTGATGTTAAGATTTAA
- the rps24e gene encoding 30S ribosomal protein S24e — MELTIVNERENPLFNRKELEVKVIHDGGTPKVSEVRDKLSALKSFKMDSFVVRSIETGYGKEESVAKIFVYSDTKTLMKVEQKHILKRNGLIVEKEEN; from the coding sequence ATGGAATTAACGATCGTAAACGAGAGAGAAAACCCACTATTCAACAGAAAAGAATTAGAAGTTAAGGTAATTCATGATGGTGGAACTCCTAAGGTATCAGAAGTTAGAGATAAGTTGTCTGCTTTAAAGAGCTTCAAAATGGATTCCTTTGTAGTAAGATCCATTGAAACTGGATATGGTAAGGAAGAATCCGTTGCTAAGATATTCGTATACAGTGACACGAAAACTCTGATGAAGGTCGAACAGAAACATATATTGAAAAGAAACGGCTTGATTGTGGAGAAGGAGGAAAATTAA
- a CDS encoding 4Fe-4S binding protein has translation MKERCLLCTCCASVCPNNSIDITENEVIFNENCTDCKICVKSCPVGALE, from the coding sequence ATGAAGGAAAGGTGTCTTCTATGCACTTGTTGTGCATCTGTATGCCCTAACAATAGCATTGATATTACTGAAAATGAAGTTATCTTCAACGAAAATTGCACAGATTGTAAGATCTGTGTAAAATCATGTCCTGTGGGGGCGTTAGAATGA